The following coding sequences lie in one Hypomesus transpacificus isolate Combined female unplaced genomic scaffold, fHypTra1 scaffold_88, whole genome shotgun sequence genomic window:
- the cenatac gene encoding coiled-coil domain-containing protein 84 isoform X3 has protein sequence MGAFYCAICRQTFFSGKGHIFGKSHQSKLKVVLVKFIEKVKQARKTIKNPKVEKFDCTQNECKFWCYCCEVEVNTHVTDASITVLFGGLLEHMATPEHGKRTHRFWWENKADPKLRDKFIVTEEEIGSFKTEVAKSLESFAEKEDELVKQQATHIRAQEQHRQEILQALIEPEVELEQSNIVLGPGDLTVVTSSSHLVLDEQDGPSWFDPVVDGKWAGPGQGLTFIGYQDSSNSGNVHTGAVPPWLQKDPLDGSSGSAGQEIGPSLQDFLKQKKQDKLRKLPPNRVGADFDHSSQTDANWLPSFGRVWNSGRRWQSRHQFREEEGQTNKRKRTKDHDRGDKEKKTA, from the exons ATGGGTGCATTTTACTGTGCAATATGTAGGCAGACATTTTTCTCGGGAAAGGGACATATCTTCGGTAAAAGTCATCAAAGCAAACTCAAAGTGGTCCTCGTAAAATTTATCGAGAAG GTGAAACAAGCTCGAAAAACAATCAAAAATCCCAAGGTGGAGAAGTTTGATTGCACTCAGAACGAGTGCAAGTTTTGGTGTTACTGCTGCGAGGTCGAGGTTAATACACATGTAACTGATGCCAGCATCACTGTATTGTTTGGAGGGCTATTAGAACACATGGCCAC CCCAGAACATGGAAAGAGAACGCACAGGTTCTGGTGGGAAAACAAAGCTGATCCCAAACTGAGAGACAAGTTCATTGTCACCGAAGAAGAGATCGGAAG TTTCAAAACAGAAGTGGCAAAATCACTGGAGTCATTTGCGGAGAAGGAGGATGAACTCGTAAAACAA CAAGCAACTCATATTCGCGCCCAGGAGCAACATAGACAAGAAATCCTGCAGGCACTCATAGAG CCTGAAGTAGAGCTGGAGCAATCTAATATTGTACTGGGCCCAGGTGACTTAACTGTGGTGACTTCAAG CTCTCATCTGGTATTGGATGAGCAGGATGGGCCAAGCTGGTTTGACCCAGTTGTGGATGGGAAGTGGGCAGGACCAGGACAAGGCCTGACTTTCATTGGTTACCAG GATTCCTCCAATAGTGGAAATGTTCACACAG GAGCTGTCCCTCCATGGTTGCAGAAGGACCCCTTGGATGGTAGCTCTGGATCAGCAGGGCAGGAGATTGGACCATCACTGCAGGACTTCCTCAAGCAGA AAAAGCAGGATAAACTGAGGAAGTTACCTCCTAACAGAGTTGGGGCCGACTTCGACCACAGCTCTCAGACCGATGCCAACTGGCTGCCCTCTTTTGGTCGGGTTTGGAACAGCGGCCGGCGCTGGCAGTCGAG acaccagttcagagaagaggaaggacagaCTAACAAGCGAAAGAGAACGAAGGACCATGACAGAGGGGACAAAGAGAAAAAGACCGCTTAA
- the cenatac gene encoding coiled-coil domain-containing protein 84 isoform X2: MGAFYCAICRQTFFSGKGHIFGKSHQSKLKVVLVKFIEKVKQARKTIKNPKVEKFDCTQNECKFWCYCCEVEVNTHVTDASITVLFGGLLEHMATPEHGKRTHRFWWENKADPKLRDKFIVTEEEIGSFKTEVAKSLESFAEKEDELVKQQATHIRAQEQHRQEILQALIEPEVELEQSNIVLGPGDLTVVTSRSSHLVLDEQDGPSWFDPVVDGKWAGPGQGLTFIGYQDSSNSGNVHTGAVPPWLQKDPLDGSSGSAGQEIGPSLQDFLKQKKQDKLRKLPPNRVGADFDHSSQTDANWLPSFGRVWNSGRRWQSRHQFREEEGQTNKRKRTKDHDRGDKEKKTA; the protein is encoded by the exons ATGGGTGCATTTTACTGTGCAATATGTAGGCAGACATTTTTCTCGGGAAAGGGACATATCTTCGGTAAAAGTCATCAAAGCAAACTCAAAGTGGTCCTCGTAAAATTTATCGAGAAG GTGAAACAAGCTCGAAAAACAATCAAAAATCCCAAGGTGGAGAAGTTTGATTGCACTCAGAACGAGTGCAAGTTTTGGTGTTACTGCTGCGAGGTCGAGGTTAATACACATGTAACTGATGCCAGCATCACTGTATTGTTTGGAGGGCTATTAGAACACATGGCCAC CCCAGAACATGGAAAGAGAACGCACAGGTTCTGGTGGGAAAACAAAGCTGATCCCAAACTGAGAGACAAGTTCATTGTCACCGAAGAAGAGATCGGAAG TTTCAAAACAGAAGTGGCAAAATCACTGGAGTCATTTGCGGAGAAGGAGGATGAACTCGTAAAACAA CAAGCAACTCATATTCGCGCCCAGGAGCAACATAGACAAGAAATCCTGCAGGCACTCATAGAG CCTGAAGTAGAGCTGGAGCAATCTAATATTGTACTGGGCCCAGGTGACTTAACTGTGGTGACTTCAAG AAGCTCTCATCTGGTATTGGATGAGCAGGATGGGCCAAGCTGGTTTGACCCAGTTGTGGATGGGAAGTGGGCAGGACCAGGACAAGGCCTGACTTTCATTGGTTACCAG GATTCCTCCAATAGTGGAAATGTTCACACAG GAGCTGTCCCTCCATGGTTGCAGAAGGACCCCTTGGATGGTAGCTCTGGATCAGCAGGGCAGGAGATTGGACCATCACTGCAGGACTTCCTCAAGCAGA AAAAGCAGGATAAACTGAGGAAGTTACCTCCTAACAGAGTTGGGGCCGACTTCGACCACAGCTCTCAGACCGATGCCAACTGGCTGCCCTCTTTTGGTCGGGTTTGGAACAGCGGCCGGCGCTGGCAGTCGAG acaccagttcagagaagaggaaggacagaCTAACAAGCGAAAGAGAACGAAGGACCATGACAGAGGGGACAAAGAGAAAAAGACCGCTTAA
- the cenatac gene encoding coiled-coil domain-containing protein 84 isoform X1, producing MGAFYCAICRQTFFSGKGHIFGKSHQSKLKVVLVKFIEKVKQARKTIKNPKVEKFDCTQNECKFWCYCCEVEVNTHVTDASITVLFGGLLEHMATPEHGKRTHRFWWENKADPKLRDKFIVTEEEIGSFKTEVAKSLESFAEKEDELVKQQATHIRAQEQHRQEILQALIEPEVELEQSNIVLGPGDLTVVTSRCSFERSSHLVLDEQDGPSWFDPVVDGKWAGPGQGLTFIGYQDSSNSGNVHTGAVPPWLQKDPLDGSSGSAGQEIGPSLQDFLKQKKQDKLRKLPPNRVGADFDHSSQTDANWLPSFGRVWNSGRRWQSRHQFREEEGQTNKRKRTKDHDRGDKEKKTA from the exons ATGGGTGCATTTTACTGTGCAATATGTAGGCAGACATTTTTCTCGGGAAAGGGACATATCTTCGGTAAAAGTCATCAAAGCAAACTCAAAGTGGTCCTCGTAAAATTTATCGAGAAG GTGAAACAAGCTCGAAAAACAATCAAAAATCCCAAGGTGGAGAAGTTTGATTGCACTCAGAACGAGTGCAAGTTTTGGTGTTACTGCTGCGAGGTCGAGGTTAATACACATGTAACTGATGCCAGCATCACTGTATTGTTTGGAGGGCTATTAGAACACATGGCCAC CCCAGAACATGGAAAGAGAACGCACAGGTTCTGGTGGGAAAACAAAGCTGATCCCAAACTGAGAGACAAGTTCATTGTCACCGAAGAAGAGATCGGAAG TTTCAAAACAGAAGTGGCAAAATCACTGGAGTCATTTGCGGAGAAGGAGGATGAACTCGTAAAACAA CAAGCAACTCATATTCGCGCCCAGGAGCAACATAGACAAGAAATCCTGCAGGCACTCATAGAG CCTGAAGTAGAGCTGGAGCAATCTAATATTGTACTGGGCCCAGGTGACTTAACTGTGGTGACTTCAAG ATGTTCTTTCGAGAGAAGCTCTCATCTGGTATTGGATGAGCAGGATGGGCCAAGCTGGTTTGACCCAGTTGTGGATGGGAAGTGGGCAGGACCAGGACAAGGCCTGACTTTCATTGGTTACCAG GATTCCTCCAATAGTGGAAATGTTCACACAG GAGCTGTCCCTCCATGGTTGCAGAAGGACCCCTTGGATGGTAGCTCTGGATCAGCAGGGCAGGAGATTGGACCATCACTGCAGGACTTCCTCAAGCAGA AAAAGCAGGATAAACTGAGGAAGTTACCTCCTAACAGAGTTGGGGCCGACTTCGACCACAGCTCTCAGACCGATGCCAACTGGCTGCCCTCTTTTGGTCGGGTTTGGAACAGCGGCCGGCGCTGGCAGTCGAG acaccagttcagagaagaggaaggacagaCTAACAAGCGAAAGAGAACGAAGGACCATGACAGAGGGGACAAAGAGAAAAAGACCGCTTAA